A single Fusarium oxysporum Fo47 chromosome IV, complete sequence DNA region contains:
- a CDS encoding fungal-specific transcription factor domain-containing protein translates to MTEEQEVSLYRGAPFPKKWRRNHPRSKNGCLTCRTKRKKCDEVKPICTSCERSQQDCLWPKSEENQQSDMQLGVNTTQASSSSPPQNISLAAYGVPNVQSGSRAAATLSPRAAPTYGNLAYLSDNSRRLYQHYINVTAEMLTRGPSLDGNPFIQYLLPLASHDALLLNCVLAIGGAHVVINDTSSSREGARGLEVAARGHYANVLSGIQKLLYYRTGQTIHTPEADTTPPSPSRVLLILLLLCVFDHVQGSSRSSIYHHLKASQEYITLLTSDPNAPDELRNLRGFILELYAYHTMKLAITPRSLTSKEFVEIDASVHSLDVLDGYKSRGYLLGFGKHLFELVPKVAKLVEARRNEEQQNAERPTVFTKEYKYLLQRLHSVTEAADDSNGLRPHKERAGATMIYQNALIVYLQSAFHRDMLADPELMSEIEGRIDQMMPNLRTLFVSESPYRRMLLWPGVIMGSCARSDKHIAGFQAGFKARASGTPGAVKTGARIVELLWNDPDPRAFGPRGLSYIMTKHGISCSLC, encoded by the exons ATGACGGAAGAACAGGAGGTTTCCCTATATCGCGGCGCGCCCTTCCCAAAGAAATGGCGTCGAAACCATCCACGTTCAAAGAATGGATGCCTTACCTGTCGCACAAAACGTAAGAAGTGCGACGAGGTTAAACCGATATGCACATCGTGTGAGAGGTCTCAGCAAGATTGCCTCTGGCCAAAGTCGGAAGAAAACCAACAATCAGACATGCAGCTCGGCGTGAACACAACACAAGCTAGCAGTTCCAGCCCACCACAAAACATCAGCCTTGCGGCATATGGTGTTCCCAACGTTCAATCAGGATCGAGAGCCGCAGCCACTTTATCCCCAAGAGCCGCTCCAACTTACGGAAATCTCGCCTATCTAAGCGACAACTCCCGGAGACTTTATCAGCACTACATAAACGTCACAGCCGAGATGCTGACACGTGGACCAAGCCTGGACGGGAACCCGTTTATACAGTACTTACTGCCGCTGGCGTCACATGATGCGCTGCTGTTGAACTGTGTCCTGGCCATTGGAGGAGCTCATGTCGTTATTAACGATACGTCGTCTAGTCGTGAAGGCGCCCGTGGCTTGGAGGTAGCTGCTCGTGGTCATTATGCCAACGTGCTATCTGGAATACAGAAGCTTTTGTATTATCGAACTGGACAGACCATCCACACACCAGAAGCCGACACAACGCCACCAAGTCCTTCCCGTGTCCTGCTTATTTTATTGCTCCTCTGCGTCTTCGAT CACGTCCAGGGCAGCTCCCGTAGTTCAATCTATCACCACCTCAAGGCAAGTCAGGAGTACATCACGCTTCTAACATCCGACCCCAATGCGCCTGATGAGTTGCGAAACTTGAGAGGGTTCATCCTGGAGCTATACGCGTATCACACAATGAAGCTCGCAATTACTCCTCGCAGCCTCACATCAAAAGAGTTTGTCGAGATCGACGCGTCCGTACATTCGCTTGATGTCCTTGATGGGTATAAATCTCGAGGATATCTGCTTGGTTTCGGAAAGCATTTATTCGAGTTGGTGCCAAAGGTTGCAAAGCTTGTTGAAGCCCGACGCAACGAGGAGCAGCAGAACGCTGAGAGGCCAACGGTCTTCACAAAGGAATACAAGTATCTGCTACAGAGATTGCATAGCGTTACCGAAGCCGCGGACGACAGCAATGGCCTCCGGCCTCACAAAGAGCGTGCTGGTGCGACAATGATATACCAAAACGCGTTGATTGTGTATTTACAGTCGGCCTTCCACCGGGACATGCTCGCCGACCCAGAACTAATGTCAGAGATTGAAGGACGGATTGATCAAATGATGCCCAATTTGAGAACTCTGTTTGTCAGCGAATCACCATATCGACGTATGCTTCTTTGGCCAGGCGTCATCATGGGTTCTTGTGCACGAAGCGACAAGCATATTGCAGGTTTCCAGGCAGGATTTAAAGCAAGGGCATCGGGGACGCCTGGTGCAGTAAAGACAGGAGCGCGGATTGTCGAGCTGTTATGGAATGACCCGGATCCGCGGGCATTTGGCCCAAGAGGCCTGTCATATATAATGACCAAGCATGGCATTAGCTGTAGTCTGTGTTAA
- a CDS encoding exopolygalacturonase → MLFNNVLSALAVSALVSSVVGTSSRNSALPKRPHVEAAPYGTGKAFPASPARSRKDFCYVNPGKGKNVDDAPSILKAFKKCNKGGTIVLDQKYSIASPLDLTWLAHVDVIITGEVNFKSDPYYWADHSFKYDFQNMSSFWKIGGKDIHIYGDLTKGESLLDGHGQAYWEEMAVNKTLLRPILLTIEDAHGLTMSNLRMRNPPNWFNIIINSTDVLISDLDLEAKSLNGVKIANSDGWDTYRSDRIVIQNSVIDNTDDCVSFKPNSTNVVVQNLVCNGSHGISVGSLGQYKGETDIVENLYIYNISMSNASDGARIKVWPGVETAFQSLLNGGGGLGRVRNVTYDTFYHENNDNAITITQCYGQKNQTLCNEFPANLTIEDVTMKNFWGTVSTKYDPRAGSLVCSAPDRCSNIVAEDIKVQVPSKKPPVYDCQNIDTSTLDITCRDPTNARDTTNG, encoded by the exons ATGTTGTTCAATAACGTTCTTTCGGCGCTCGCCGTGTCTGCTCTTGTGTCGTCAGTTGTTGGCACCTCGTCTCGCAACTCGGCGTTACCCAAGAGGCCCCATGTTGAGGCTGCACCCTATGGTACAGGCAAAGCCTTTCCTGCCTCTCCCGCGCGATCTCGCAAGGACTTCTGTTATGTCAACCCCGGCAAGGGTAAGAATGTCGACGATGCTCCTAGCATTTTGAAAGCATTCAAGAAGTGCAACAAAGGAGGCACAATTGTTCTTGATCAGAAGTACAGCATTGCCTCGCCACTCGACTTGACCTGGCTCGCTCATGTCGATGTTATCATTACTGGAGAGGTCAACTTCAAATCCGACCCATACTACTGGGCAGACCACAGCTTCAAATATGACTTCCAGAACATGTCCTCGTTCTGGAAGATCGGCGGCAAGGACATCCATATTTATGGCGATCTGACAAAGGGGGAGTCTCTGCTTGATGGTCATGGGCAAGCTTACTGGGAAGAGATGGCTGTCAACAAGACT TTACTGAGACCAATTCTGTTGACAATTGAAGACGCCCATGGTCTCACCATGTCAAACCTGCGAATGAGAAACCCGCCCAAT TGGTTCAACattatcatcaacagcacgGACGTGTTGATCAGTGATTTAGACCTTGAAGCCAAGAGCTTGAATGGTGTCAAAATCGCCAACTCTGATGGTTGGGATACATACCGTTCCGACCGCATTGTTATCCAAAACTCCGTTATTGACAATACCGACG ATTGTGTGTCTTTCAAGCCAAATAGTACAAACGTGGTTGTTCAGAACCTCGTGTGCAATGGCTCTCACGGCATCAGTGTTGGCTCCCTGGGCCAGTATAAGGGTGAAACCGACATCGTGGAGAATCTTTACATCTACAACATTTCCATGTCCAACGCCAGCGATGGTGCTCGAATCAAGGTGTGGCCTGGTGTTGAGACTGCCTTCCAGAGTCTGTTGAACGGCGGCGGTGGTCTCGGTCGTGTCAGAAACGTGACATACGATACGTTCTACCACGAGAATAACGATAACGCTATTACCATTACTCAGTGTTATGGCCAGAAGAACCAGACTCTGTGCAACGAGTTTCCA GCAAACTTGACTATTGAGGACGTCACGATGAAGAACTTCTGGGGAACAGTTTCAACGAAATACGACCCACGAGCCGGATCTCTTGTTTGCAGTGCACCCGAT CGTTGCAGTAACATCGTGGCTGAGGATATTAAAGTCCAGGTTCCAAGCAAGAAGCCACCGGTCTACGACTGTCAGAACATCGACACGAGCACCTTGGATATTACATGCCGAGACCCAACCAATGCCAGGGACACAACCAATGGATAG
- a CDS encoding uncharacterized protein (domain of unknown function-domain containing protein), protein MVNHTNSFLGLLALAAWVEGYWRMSCSIIQTGRVDPIIAPGTFSAHVHKLSGASNINIDSTFDSLQASRCTSCEVQDDKSAYWTPQLFYQHANGSFQMVPNGGTVIYYLGRGENKTNIEPFPPGFKMLSGDNFVRSYDSKTKTYSNSRFSGRPVADRVSFACLDSSGPSKERNYMWKTDCDNGMRAQIHFQSCWNGQDYQSDQSHVAYMSQIDNGICPPTHPRQLPHLFFEVIYGVNNIDKSKGGRFVFANGDTTGYAFHGDFLNGWNPTVLATAIKKCINNDSIGGAISKCPILAASQTPYFSDNCPEMAPLIDEPIRGVIDALPGCNKPFSGPGRASPVACDAKPSINNPGDAGIGSMFDPAIGDKVGSWSFVGCALEGSGRTLNKFAVTSNSMSIEYCTTTCKAKGYPLAGMENGRECYCAGSLTSGASYTKASVCTSTRKMTCAGNMTQYCGGPGFLTVWNDTSYTPPAELIVGQTQISKGMATYYGCYAEGNTGRALSSDSTADVTGMTNEKCVAFCQAGGYKYAGTEYSQECYCGNEIVNGGSNITDISQCSMQCKGNIFSYCGAGNRLSVWKIKQPDQPTGPITALDGAALWTGCYTDGGSGGRTLPSASFTGSAVSLDTCFSFCSKLNYPLFGMEYGQECYCGYSPKTQATIAPDGDCRMPCAGNSSQKCGAGNRISIWNNTLYTPTVNLEALNTPPKYLGCYTEGKGASALGGAKTTNKKMTLNVCSKFCSSKGYPYLGLENGEDCYCSKKGPSNGSVEAPASQCSVACKGNKSQKCGASKRLNVYRLARVSKTKTRKRSSVRRQMQERR, encoded by the coding sequence ATGGTCAACCACACAAATAGCTTCCTCGGGCTGCTGGCTCTCGCTGCCTGGGTCGAGGGATACTGGCGCATGTCGTGCAGTATCATACAGACTGGCCGAGTTGATCCCATCATTGCCCCCGGAACCTTCTCAGCACATGTCCACAAGCTCTCTGGGGCCAGCAATATCAACATTGACTCCACCTTTGACAGCCTTCAGGCCTCAAGGTGTACTTCCTGCGAGGTCCAGGACGATAAATCGGCCTACTGGACACCCCAGCTCTTCTATCAGCACGCGAATGGGAGCTTCCAGATGGTTCCAAATGGCGGGACTGTGATATACTACCTCGGGCGTGGAGAGAACAAGACAAACATTGAGCCATTCCCTCCGGGGTTCAAGATGCTATCTGGAGACAACTTTGTTCGATCTTATGATTCGAAGACAAAAACATACAGTAATTCAAGATTCTCAGGCCGCCCAGTGGCCGACCGAGTCAGTTTCGCATGCTTGGATAGCTCAGGGCCTTCAAAGGAGCGTAACTACATGTGGAAGACAGATTGTGATAACGGGATGAGAGCCCAGATCCATTTCCAATCTTGTTGGAATGGACAGGATTACCAGTCTGATCAAAGCCACGTCGCCTACATGTCCCAAATAGACAATGGCATCTGTCCCCCGACTCATCCACGCCAGCTTCCTCATCTGTTCTTCGAGGTCATCTATGGGGTCAACAACATCGACAAAAGCAAAGGTGGTCGATTTGTCTTTGCTAATGGAGACACTACTGGCTATGCGTTTCACGGCGACTTCCTAAACGGCTGGAATCCGACTGTTCTTGCGACTGCTATCAAAAAATGCATCAACAATGATAGCATCGGAGGAGCAATTTCGAAATGCCCTATACTTGCCGCTTCACAAACACCATACTTTAGCGACAATTGCCCAGAGATGGCGCCTCTGATTGATGAACCCATTCGAGGCGTGATCGATGCTCTTCCTGGGTGCAACAAACCTTTCAGTGGACCTGGCAGAGCTTCACCGGTAGCATGCGACGCAAAGCCATCCATCAACAACCCTGGAGATGCTGGCATCGGATCTATGTTTGATCCTGCTATAGGGGACAAGGTTGGCTCCTGGTCTTTCGTTGGCTGCGCTCTTGAAGGCAGTGGCAGAACCTTGAACAAGTTTGCTGTAACCTCAAATAGCATGTCTATTGAGTATTGCACAACGACCTGTAAAGCGAAGGGCTATCCACTCGCTGGAATGGAGAATGGCCGGGAGTGTTATTGTGCGGGATCGCTCACATCGGGTGCCTCGTACACCAAGGCTTCAGTATGCACGTCAACACGCAAAATGACTTGTGCAGGCAACATGACACAGTATTGTGGAGGACCAGGCTTTCTCACAGTATGGAACGATACCTCATACACACCGCCTGCAGAGCTCATTGTTGGCCAGACTCAAATCTCCAAAGGCATGGCTACATACTATGGATGCTACGCTGAAGGCAACACTGGGAGGGCACTCTCATCTGACAGCACGGCGGACGTGACAGGCATGACAAACGAGAAGTGCGTTGCATTCTGTCAGGCAGGCGGATATAAATATGCCGGCACAGAATACTCCCAAGAATGCTACTGTGGCAACGAAATTGTCAATGGCGGCTCCAACATAACCGATATATCTCAGTGTTCGATGCAGTGCAAAGGGAACATATTCAGCTACTGTGGTGCCGGAAATAGATTGAGTGTATGGAAAATCAAGCAACCCGATCAACCCACAGGACCAATCACGGCACTTGATGGTGCTGCCCTATGGACAGGCTGCTACACGGATGGAGGGTCAGGGGGCCGGACACTTCCTAGTGCCTCCTTCACAGGCTCTGCCGTCTCTCTCGATACCTGCTTTTCATTCTGCAGCAAACTCAACTACCCCCTATTTGGAATGGAATATGGACAGGAATGTTACTGCGGTTACTCGCCCAAGACGCAGGCCACTATTGCGCCAGATGGCGACTGCAGAATGCCATGTGCGGGAAATTCTTCCCAGAAATGTGGTGCCGGTAATCGCATATCCATTTGGAACAATACACTTTATACTCCAACTGTCAACCTCGAGGCTCTCAACACCCCACCAAAATACCTCGGGTGCTATACGGAAGGGAAAGGCGCGAGCGCCTTAGGAGGTGCCAAGACAACAAACAAGAAGATGACTCTCAATGTCTGCTCAAAGTTTTGCTCCAGCAAGGGATATCCTTACTTGGGACTTGAGAACGGAGAGGACTGTTACTGCAGTAAGAAGGGGCCCTCTAATGGTAGTGTTGAAGCTCCAGCATCGCAGTGTAGTGTTGCCTGCAAGGGAAACAAGTCCCAGAAGTGCGGTGCCAGTAAGAGGTTGAATGTCTACCGCCTCGCCAGAGTCTCAAAGACcaaaacaagaaaaagaTCATCCGTGAGAAGACAAATGCAGGAGCGGAGATGA
- a CDS encoding kinase-like domain-containing protein — translation MQALKGQAELVRKAKLARSYQELLDEFASHDLKSVGNYALGRLIGKGSFGKVYLASHKLTNGSKVVLKSANKGDSNLAREIHHHRQFIHPHIARLYEVIVTENMVWMVLEYCSGDELYNHLLEHGPLPVPKVQKIFTQLVGAVSYVHNQSCVHRDLKLENILFDKHENVKLVDFGFTREYEGRTNHLQTFCGTICYSAPEMLKGEKYAGEKVDVWSLGIILYALLCGELPFDDDDDNITRTKILSEDPKFPDNMPPEAIPLIKSLLSKRPLLRPSLPEILSNSFLAEHAPTQRAILDVQQPPPFSTPLEKDCLQRMRSSGVNIDGVIESVLAQKCDALAGWWALLLEKEQRKMQRREKKRREREIDSRSIRRLSAASSRLERMAPILHEVDEASGTGRHLRLEPSNSRNRGRSERRSAHYVDYVVTDLPQLPELGRDSGGMNEDGDRPPPPVDKDSIRSVSTSRQRRPIPPPKEGLIRSARSRGSTLHLVTTSDALASNASDEHHQQNGHERPRRRPSQPLISHWKNMTHWLVESATRRRRGHARRTSQSTPDLHKKEGSTASSKDGSSRPQTSKYPNSTSPGTQPTASLPKGVVANGQKAYQAGSSTQRTASGSLASPTIPPPRIATSYKRQSLSPSPLTPRSTVRRSSAGLRGRKSTSSSVSSVRSIHHHHHSHSKASSTSSAASFSTSMSKTPLQRGHSPHHSVKVLPATPTSVAFPSNIRLVRATPPTLNMFNEGMPSEGPPQAPGSPNPFASGIMFAKRKRNLFKGPTLNQFGGPSQGQRNSGSGSHSRSASASGLGRRSGEITIQEEDEGSEDDDDVEEVDVFSPVIGGPGERIEEQIFEENEPQPSLEPAPTIVQNKSEGPSTTTAGKAPAT, via the exons ATGCAGGCCTTGAAAGGACAAGCCGAGCTCGTGCGCAAGGCGAAG CTTGCTCGCTCGTATCAGGAGCTTCTCGA TGAATTCGCAAGCCATGACCTCAAATCTGTTGGCAACTACGCGCTTGGGAGACTGATCGGGAAGGGATCTTTCGGAAAAGTCTACCTGGCGTCGCATAAACTGACCAATGGCTCCAAG GTCGTTCTCAAGTCTGCCAACAAGGGCGACTCGAACCTTGCACGAGAAATTCACCATCACCGGCAGTTCATACATCCACATATAGCAAGATTATACGAAGTTATTGTCACTGAAAACATGGTTTGGATGGTTCTCGAGTACTGTTCTG GCGATGAACTCTACAACCACCTGCTCGAGCACGGTCCACTCCCCGTTCCGAAAGTACAAAAGATCTTTACACAACTCGTCGGCGCAGTTAGCTATGTTCACAATCAGTCCTGTGTCCATCGAGAcctcaagcttgagaacATCCTCTTCGACAAACACGAAAACGTCAAACTGGTCGACTTCGGTTTCACAAGAGAGTACGAGGGAAGGACGAACCACCTTCAAACATTTTGCGGCACGATCTGCTATTCTGCACCCGAGATGCTCAAGGGCGAAAAGTACGCTGGTGAAAAGGTTGATGTTTGGAGTTTAGGCATCATCCTTTATGCGCTACTGTGCGGTGAACTTCCcttcgatgacgatgacgataaTATCACCCGGACCAAGATTCTGAGCGAGGATCCCAAGTTTCCTGATAATATGCCCCCCGAGGCCATTCCTTTGATCAAGTCATTATTATCGAAAAGGCCATTGTTACGTCCATCATTGCCCGAGATTCTCTCGAATTCATTCTTGGCTGAACATGCCCCGACACAGAGAGCCATTCTGGATGTTCAGCAACCGCCACCTTTCTCGACGCCCTTGGAGAAGGATTGCTTGCAGAGAATGCGAAGTTCTGGTGTCAATATTGACGGAGTGATTGAAAGCGTCTTGGCACAGAAGTGCGATGCTTTGGCTGGCTGGTGGGCTCTGTTATTGGAAAAGGAACAACGCAAGATGCAGCgcagggagaagaagagaagagaaagagagatcGACAGCCGCAGCATTCGACGACTGTCCGCGGCATCTAGTCGGCTAGAAAGAATGGCTCCAATCCTGCACGAAGTTGACGAGGCAAGCGGCACCGGGCGGCATTTGAGACTTGAACCGTCAAACTCCCGGAACAGGGGGAGGAGCGAGCGACGAAGCGCACATTACGTCGACTATGTTGTGACAGATCTTCCACAGCTTCCAGAACTTGGTAGGGACTCAGGAGGAATgaatgaagatggcgatCGTCCTCCACCGCCTGTTGACAAAGACTCGATAAGGTCTGTGTCGACATCTCGCCAGCGCAGGCCTATTCCGCCACCTAAGGAGGGTTTGATACGCAGTGCTCGGTCTCGAGGCTCTACTCTTCACCTTGTCACGACTTCGGACGCACTGGCTTCGAATGCTAGTGACgagcatcatcagcagaaTGGCCACGAAAGGCCACGAAGGAGACCTAGTCAGCCGCTGATATCCCACTGGAAGAACATGACACATTGGCTTGTTGAAAGTGCGACAAGGAGGAGACGTGGCCACGCGAGACGAACCAGCCAGAGCACCCCTGACCTACACAAGAAGGAGGGGAGCACGGCCAGCAGTAAAGACGGAAGTTCGCGACCACAAACAAGCAAATATCCTAACTCAACCTCACCAGGAACACAACCAACTGCTTCACTACCGAAGGGAGTTGTGGCTAACGGCCAGAAGGCCTATCAGGCTGGGAGCAGTACCCAACGAACGGCGTCAGGAAGTCTAGCGTCACCAACAATCCCGCCACCTCGGATCGCGACGTCGTACAAACGGCAGTCATTGTCCCCTTCTCCTCTTACGCCGAGATCGACTGTTAGGCGGTCGTCAGCTGGACTTCGGGGCCGAAAGTCGACATCATCCTCGGTATCCTCTGTTCGAtccattcatcatcaccaccactcCCATTCCAAGGCGTCGTCTACGAGCTCAGCTGCTTCATTCTCTACTTCGATGTCCAAGACACCTCTTCAGCGAGGGCATTCGCCACACCACTCAGTCAAGGTGCTTCCAGCAACACCCACGTCAGTCGCCTTCCCATCCAATATTCGTCTCGTGCGAGCCACTCCGCCAACTCTGAATATGTTCAATGAAGGCATGCCATCTGAAGGTCCCCCACAAGCTCCAGGTTCGCCTAACCCTTTTGCATCAGGCATCATGTTTGCCAAGCGAAAACGGAATTTGTTCAAGGGCCCGACGCTAAACCAATTTGGTGGGCCCTCACAAGGCCAACGTAACAGTGGCTCCGGTTCGCATTCCCGCAGTGCTAGTGCCTCTGGCCTGGGACGCCGATCTGGAGAAATCACgatacaagaagaagacgagggatcagaagacgacgacgatgttgaagaagttgatgttTTTAGCCCGGTAATAGGCGGACCGGGGGAGCGGATCGAGGAGCAGATCTTTGAAGAGAATGAGCCTCAGCCGAGCCTAGAACCAGCGCCTACCATCGTTCAAAACAAGTCAGAAGGCCCGTCCACGACCACTGCGGGGAAGGCACCTGCGACTTGA
- a CDS encoding increased loss of mitochondrial DNA protein 1: protein MALISAKTIITSVSLFHLTLAYFFITNPSSINEQALVFMLGESMGMPLARGFELQSPPLAFLAAVLVFVGFSDLVSLSMPDEVCLIFHWGTQAPLRSFLSLGFVVYIFLFGPSSPMYDKSSRSHLSHPSSYNPSYRPAGWGGDMLKNRLFFTFIFIETMTWFWVWITLREERDAILSKKSRRRSHSHSF, encoded by the exons ATGGCACTCATATCTGCCAAAACGATTATAACATCTGTCTCTCTTTTCCATCTAACTCTCGCatacttcttcatcaccaatcCAAGCTCCATCAATGAGCAAGCGCTTGTGTTCATGTTGGGAGAGAGCATGGGAATG CCTCTAGCAAGAGGGTTTGAACTGCAAAGCCCTCCCCTCGCATTCCTTGCCGCTGTCCTCGTCTTTGTCGGCTTTAGTGATCTGGTATCCCTATCCATGCCCGACGAAGTCTGCCTGATTTTCCACTGGGGTACACAAG CTCCTTTGCGATCGTTCCTCTCCCTCGGTTTCGTTGTCTACATATTCCTGTTTGGCCCATCATCTCCCATGTACGACAAGTCCTCTCGCAGCCACCTCTCGCATCCGAGCTCGTATAACCCATCATATCGCCCTGCTGGCTGGGGCGGTGACATGCTAAAGAACCGCCTATTCTTTACATTCATATTTATCGAAACAATGACATGGTTCTGGGTTTGGATCACGTTGCGCGAAGAGCGAGATGCGATACTGAGCAAGAAGtctcgaagacgaagccaCTCGCATTCTTTCTAG
- a CDS encoding terpenoid cyclases/protein prenyltransferase alpha-alpha toroid: MSEAGSSLLDKQQHIKYWQRCHKSYLPSPYTAYDSTRLTFACFIISALDILSVPLTHTERGAIRRWVLSLQHPEGGFCGSSTHALPGQEAYKGTANIAATFFALVLLGLAADGEDEARSAFNGVDRVRLLKWLNRLQRKDGSFGQNLWDGEIVGGRDMRHSYLASCIRWMLRGDVKEGDEGWVEDLNVDEMIAHIKRGQTYDGGVAESSQHESHAGYAYCAIGALSLLDRPLDSASPHPPEGALKRGVPDREGLLHFLASRSFAYLAKEEEEDEVEENFLESKAGELDLGHIGFNGRWNKKADTCYCWWVGGTLAMLGNSTIINVIPSRRYLLDITQHRIGGFSKSVGGPPDMYHSYLGLAALATMGDGDLKEFDAGLCCSQETTRKIQKARDGLIESTRGNREAWCNDGFW; this comes from the exons ATGTCGGAAGCGGGTAGTTCCTTGCTGGATAAGCAACAGCACATCAAATATTGGCAGCGCTGTCATAAATCTTATCTCCCATCCCCTTACACGGCCTACGACTCGACCCGCCTTACTTTCGCTTGCTTCATTATTTCGGCGCTTGACATTCTGTCTGTCCCGCTCACCCATACTGAACGTGGTGCTATCCGTCGGTGGGTTCTCAGTCTGCAGCATCCAGAAGGTGGATTTTGTGGAAGTTCAACGCACGCATtaccaggccaagaagcgtACAAGGGCACAGCAAATATTGCAGCTACCTTCTTTGCGCTTGTCCTGTTGGGCCTGGCAgccgatggcgaggatgaggCGAGGTCAGCTTTCAACGGGGTGGACAGAGTACGGTTATTGAAGTGGCTGAATAGGCTCCAAAGAAAGGATGGGAGTTTCGGACAAAATTTATGGGACGGAGAGATTGTGGGTGGCAGAGATATGAGACACAGCTATCTAGCGAGCTGTATTCGGTGGATGCTGAGAGGGGATGTCAAAGAAGGCGATGAGGGCTGGGTAGAGGATTTGAACGTTGATGAAATGATTGCTCACATCAAGAGAGGCCAG ACGTATGATGGTGGAGTAGCAGAATCGTCGCAGCACGAATCCCATG CTGGATATGCATACTGCGCGATAGGTGCGCTGTCACTCTTAGACAGACCACTAGATTCGGCATCGCCGCATCCCCCCGAGGGGGCGCTGAAACGGGGCGTCCCGGATCGTGAGGGACTCCTTCACTTCCTCGCCTCTCGCTCTTTCGCCTACCTtgccaaggaagaagaagaggatgaagtgGAGGAAAACTTTCTTGAGTCAAAGGCTGGTGAACTCGATCTTGGTCATATCGGATTCAACGGTCGATGGAACAAGAAGGCCGATACGTGCTACTGTTGGTGGGTTGGTGGTACGCTTGCA ATGCTAGGGAAttcaaccatcatcaacgtcaTTCCTTCGCGACGATatcttcttgatatcacACAACATCGCATTGGCGGGTTCTCTAAGTCCGTAGGAGGGCCTCCGGATATGTACCATTCGTACCTCGGCTTAGCTGCATTGGCGACCATGGGCGACGGTGATCTGAAAGAATTCGACGCGGGTCTATGCTGCAGTCAAGAGACGACGAGGAAAATACAAAAGGCAAGGGACGGACTAATAGAGAGCACGAGAGGTAATAGGGAAGCCTGGTGTAACGATGGCTTCTGGTAG
- a CDS encoding cytochrome c oxidase-assembly factor COX23, mitochondrial, with product MSSSPKDTAEATEPLKSSDADTQPWNDDKRRKFETKSKSEFYDPCQEAAQRSYRCLFRNGGDKNMCGEYFQAYRDCKQAWTDKRKKEGRGWF from the exons ATGTCCTCTTCACCAAAAGACACAGCCGAGGCCACTGAGCCTCTGAAGTCGAGCGACGCCGATACCCAACCTTGGAACGACGACAAACGCCGGAAGTTCGAAAC GAAATCGAAGAGCGAGTTCTACGATCCATGCCAAGAGGCTGCGCAACGGAGCTATAGATGCTTGTTCAGGAACGGAGGCGATAAGAATATGTGTGGAGAGTATTTCCA GGCATATCGCGATTGCAAACAAGCATGG ACCGACAAACGGAAAAAGGAAGGCCGCGGCTGGTTCTAA